A single genomic interval of Halostella salina harbors:
- a CDS encoding monovalent cation/H+ antiporter subunit D family protein: MSDVPALLVAVPIVAGVVALVVGQWRDRAAWAVALVASAAQVVLAGSLATTVFRDGTVSYEVGNFAAPYGIELVVDGLSASVAVLVAVVALGVLVYSRVSGPHTPAFHAEYLLLVAGLSGMSITGDVFNLYVFLEITGLAAYALVASGDGGRAAVGALKYLIVGTVGASLYLLGVGYAFVATGTLNMADMSAKLAEVGYADPLVLAAFGLIVTGLAVKSAIFPLHTWQPEAYAGAPDSVSAFISALVSTVSAYAIARLVVSVFTVDFLRANPVAQDLVVALAGVSVVAGSALAVTQSEIKRMLAYSSVSQFGLVVAAFALATESAFVGGTIHLLGHAVMKGGLFMAAGAVAAATGARTVSEYRGLASRRPVLAGSFAVLALAMVGVPPAVGFVGKWYIALAAVEAEAWSIAVVILVSTLLTLAYFARVIERMYFASAPAATAADEATEPTPDAAVVDGGDGPLSGRGSPRSDGGADGPFALTPGVVALVVVVTVTSVALGFVATEYAQLLEQTLPPLLSP; the protein is encoded by the coding sequence ATGAGTGACGTGCCGGCGCTGCTGGTCGCGGTGCCAATCGTGGCCGGGGTCGTCGCGCTGGTCGTCGGACAGTGGCGTGACCGGGCCGCATGGGCCGTCGCGCTGGTCGCGTCCGCCGCGCAGGTCGTGCTGGCCGGTTCGCTCGCGACGACGGTGTTCCGCGACGGGACGGTGTCGTACGAGGTGGGGAACTTCGCCGCGCCGTACGGCATCGAACTCGTCGTCGACGGGCTGTCGGCGTCGGTGGCGGTGCTGGTCGCCGTCGTCGCGCTGGGCGTCCTCGTCTACTCGCGGGTTTCGGGGCCGCATACGCCCGCCTTCCACGCCGAGTACCTCCTGCTCGTCGCCGGCCTCTCCGGGATGAGCATCACCGGCGACGTGTTCAACCTGTACGTCTTCCTGGAGATCACCGGGCTGGCCGCCTACGCGCTGGTCGCCTCGGGCGACGGCGGCCGTGCGGCCGTCGGCGCGCTGAAGTACCTCATCGTCGGCACCGTCGGCGCGTCGCTGTACCTGCTCGGCGTCGGCTACGCGTTCGTCGCCACCGGCACGCTGAACATGGCCGACATGTCCGCGAAGCTCGCCGAGGTCGGGTACGCCGACCCGCTGGTCCTTGCCGCCTTCGGCCTCATCGTGACGGGGCTGGCGGTCAAGTCGGCTATCTTCCCGCTGCACACCTGGCAGCCGGAGGCGTACGCCGGCGCGCCCGACAGCGTCAGCGCGTTCATCTCCGCGCTGGTGTCGACGGTGTCGGCGTACGCCATCGCGCGGCTGGTCGTCTCGGTGTTCACCGTCGACTTCCTCCGCGCGAACCCGGTCGCACAGGACCTGGTCGTCGCGCTCGCCGGCGTCAGCGTCGTCGCCGGGAGCGCGCTCGCGGTGACCCAGAGCGAGATCAAGCGGATGCTCGCGTACTCCTCGGTGTCGCAGTTCGGCCTCGTCGTCGCCGCGTTCGCGCTGGCGACGGAGTCGGCGTTCGTCGGGGGTACCATTCACCTGCTCGGCCACGCCGTGATGAAGGGCGGCCTGTTCATGGCCGCCGGCGCGGTCGCCGCGGCGACGGGCGCGCGGACCGTCTCGGAGTACCGCGGGCTGGCCAGTCGCCGGCCGGTGCTGGCCGGCTCCTTCGCCGTCCTCGCGCTCGCGATGGTCGGCGTCCCGCCGGCGGTCGGCTTCGTCGGCAAGTGGTACATCGCGCTGGCGGCGGTCGAGGCCGAGGCGTGGTCCATCGCCGTCGTCATCCTCGTCAGCACGCTGCTGACGCTGGCGTACTTCGCCCGGGTGATAGAGCGGATGTACTTCGCAAGCGCCCCGGCGGCGACCGCGGCCGACGAGGCCACCGAGCCGACGCCCGACGCGGCGGTCGTCGACGGCGGCGACGGGCCGCTCTCCGGACGCGGGTCACCACGCTCCGACGGCGGTGCTGACGGGCCCTTCGCCCTCACGCCGGGCGTCGTCGCGCTGGTCGTCGTCGTCACGGTCACGTCGGTCGCGCTCGGCTTCGTCGCGACCGAGTACGCACAGTTGCTAGAACAGACCCTCCCCCCACTCCTCTCACCATGA
- a CDS encoding cation:proton antiporter, which yields MTDPSLRPLAAVLAAALPIVAIVASHRRPNVREGWSVAAALATFGIVASMVPGVLDGAVYVTNLGTFVFGVDFALRADALGVLFALLASFLWVVTTFYSVGYMRGLDEHSQTRYFASFAASVAAAVGVAFGANLLVLFVFYELLTVATYPLVTHDEDAEARAAGRKYLTYTFGGGVAVLAGTILVYWLTGTVAFSPGGIEGLATANELYARAAFALLAGGFGVKAALMPAHSWLPDAMVAPTPVSGLLHAVAVVKSGVFGVARVVLDVFGPGTVADLGVGVALAAVAAFTLLVASIIALRQDNLKRRLAYSTVSQLSYIVLGLGVGAYDASGLALTGGLLHIPAHAFMKLTLFFCAGAIHVETHTDDISDMAGIGRRMPLTMAAFGVASLGMAGIPLLAGFVSKWYLLLGSVEAGYAVFAVALLVSGVLNIAYFWPVVYQAFFQTADDSDAKPVIENPFGGATPAATGHGDAARTDGGSADDGPVREDDETYAVDRNPSDHVDDASADAGEMDDAPGSADATADDHHGYEAHDDKDPDHHNEHHGGPPAGGWERRGFGDESTWFMLGPISTAALGAILLGVVPHAAVFLEIVDLIVTGVLG from the coding sequence ATGACTGACCCATCGCTCAGACCGCTCGCCGCGGTTCTCGCGGCCGCGCTCCCCATCGTCGCCATCGTCGCGTCGCACCGCCGGCCGAACGTCCGCGAGGGGTGGTCCGTCGCGGCCGCCCTCGCCACCTTCGGGATCGTCGCGAGCATGGTCCCCGGAGTGCTCGACGGGGCCGTCTACGTCACGAACCTCGGGACGTTCGTGTTCGGCGTGGACTTCGCGCTCCGGGCCGACGCGCTCGGCGTGCTGTTCGCCCTGCTGGCGAGCTTCCTGTGGGTCGTCACGACGTTCTACAGCGTCGGCTACATGCGGGGGCTGGACGAGCACTCGCAGACGCGCTACTTCGCCTCGTTCGCGGCCAGCGTGGCGGCGGCGGTCGGCGTCGCCTTCGGCGCGAACCTGCTCGTCCTGTTCGTGTTCTACGAACTGCTGACGGTCGCCACGTACCCGCTGGTCACCCACGACGAGGACGCCGAGGCCCGCGCCGCCGGCCGGAAGTACCTCACCTACACGTTCGGCGGCGGCGTCGCGGTGCTCGCCGGCACCATCCTCGTCTACTGGCTGACCGGCACGGTCGCGTTCTCGCCCGGCGGGATCGAGGGGCTCGCGACCGCAAACGAGCTGTACGCCCGCGCGGCGTTCGCGCTGCTGGCCGGCGGTTTCGGCGTCAAGGCGGCGCTGATGCCGGCCCACTCCTGGCTGCCCGACGCGATGGTCGCGCCGACGCCCGTCTCCGGCCTGCTCCACGCGGTCGCGGTCGTCAAGAGCGGCGTGTTCGGCGTCGCCCGCGTCGTCCTCGACGTGTTCGGCCCGGGGACGGTTGCGGACCTGGGCGTCGGCGTCGCGCTGGCCGCGGTCGCCGCGTTCACGCTGCTCGTGGCGAGCATCATCGCGCTCCGGCAGGACAACCTCAAACGGCGGCTCGCCTACTCGACGGTAAGCCAGCTGTCGTACATCGTGCTCGGCCTCGGCGTCGGCGCGTACGACGCCTCGGGGCTGGCGCTGACCGGCGGGCTGCTCCACATCCCCGCCCACGCGTTCATGAAGCTCACCCTGTTCTTCTGTGCCGGCGCGATCCACGTCGAGACCCACACCGACGACATCAGCGACATGGCCGGGATCGGCCGGCGGATGCCGCTGACGATGGCGGCGTTCGGCGTCGCCAGCCTCGGGATGGCCGGCATCCCGCTGCTCGCGGGCTTCGTCAGCAAGTGGTACCTGTTGCTCGGGAGCGTCGAGGCCGGGTACGCCGTCTTCGCGGTCGCCCTGCTCGTCTCGGGCGTGCTGAACATCGCGTACTTCTGGCCGGTCGTCTACCAGGCGTTCTTCCAGACGGCCGACGACTCCGACGCAAAGCCCGTCATCGAGAACCCCTTCGGCGGCGCGACGCCGGCGGCAACCGGCCACGGCGACGCCGCCCGGACCGACGGCGGGTCGGCCGACGACGGTCCGGTCCGCGAGGACGACGAGACGTACGCGGTCGACCGCAACCCGAGCGACCACGTCGACGACGCGAGCGCGGACGCCGGCGAGATGGACGACGCGCCCGGATCCGCCGACGCGACGGCGGACGACCACCACGGCTACGAGGCACACGACGACAAGGACCCCGACCACCACAACGAGCACCACGGCGGGCCGCCGGCCGGCGGCTGGGAGCGCCGGGGCTTCGGCGATGAGAGCACCTGGTTCATGCTCGGCCCCATCTCGACGGCGGCGCTGGGCGCGATACTGCTCGGGGTCGTCCCGCACGCGGCGGTGTTTCTGGAGATCGTCGACCTGATCGTGACGGGGGTGCTGGGCTGA